One region of Effusibacillus lacus genomic DNA includes:
- a CDS encoding putative holin-like toxin: protein MTVYETVSLMIAFGMLVIAILSFPKKK from the coding sequence ATGACAGTATACGAGACAGTCTCCCTTATGATTGCGTTTGGGATGTTGGTTATCGCCATATTGTCGTTTCCAAAAAAGAAATAG